A single genomic interval of Amycolatopsis albispora harbors:
- a CDS encoding TetR/AcrR family transcriptional regulator produces MSTTVREVTRERADAARNRAKVLHAAEALFAERGAENVTMDDIAKAAGVGRGTLYRRYPDRAAIAVALLDEHERKLQEQLLRGDPPLGPGAPPAERLAAFYAAMLDLLADHGHLVLGSEIGHQRFGTGAYGFWRAHVHALLTEASLPDPDGLVDVVLAPLAPELFRYQRERGVSLDRLKRNLRELALRTCGLGDAAGRA; encoded by the coding sequence ATGTCCACTACAGTGCGAGAGGTGACCCGTGAACGCGCCGACGCCGCCCGGAACCGCGCCAAGGTGCTGCACGCGGCCGAGGCGCTGTTCGCCGAGCGCGGGGCCGAAAACGTGACGATGGACGACATCGCGAAGGCGGCCGGGGTCGGCCGGGGCACGCTCTACCGGCGGTACCCCGACCGCGCGGCCATCGCCGTCGCCCTGTTGGACGAGCACGAGCGGAAGCTGCAGGAACAGCTGCTGCGCGGCGATCCGCCGCTCGGTCCCGGCGCGCCGCCCGCCGAGCGGCTGGCCGCCTTCTACGCCGCGATGCTCGACCTGCTCGCCGACCACGGGCACCTGGTGCTGGGCAGCGAGATCGGGCACCAGCGCTTCGGCACCGGCGCCTACGGTTTCTGGCGCGCCCACGTGCACGCGCTGCTCACCGAAGCGAGCCTGCCCGATCCCGACGGCCTCGTCGACGTCGTGCTCGCGCCGCTGGCCCCGGAACTGTTCCGCTACCAGCGGGAACGCGGCGTGAGCCTGGACCGGCTCAAGCGGAACCTGCGTGAACTCGCGTTACGCACCTGCGGGCTTGGCGACGCCGCCGGACGCGCTTGA
- a CDS encoding amidohydrolase family protein: MKEQGADFVKVYSMLSAEALHAVADESRRVGLRFVGHVPERMSALDAADAGQHSMEHLFGFFTATSSKEAELRERLAATPIDPANPQAWYTVARALEREAATTHDRRRARRLFDRLRRNGTHASPTLSVLRALSLPASGFDRNDPRLRYLPKMITDYWWLQVEQTGPATPVEIEEHRRFFEAELAMTGDLHRAGVPILAGTDSNNAFCFPGFSLHDELALLVRAGLSPMSALQAATRDAARFLGRDRTEGTVEPGKVADLVVLDEDPLADITNTRRIHAVVHRGRYLGPGERTRMLADIEKAAAEQQFPEPPVSGCGCGGGLVSSASGGVAKPAGA, translated from the coding sequence ATGAAGGAGCAGGGCGCGGACTTCGTCAAGGTGTACTCGATGCTGTCGGCGGAGGCGTTGCACGCGGTGGCCGACGAGTCCCGGCGTGTCGGCCTCCGGTTTGTCGGGCACGTGCCGGAGCGGATGTCCGCGCTCGACGCCGCCGACGCCGGTCAGCACAGCATGGAGCACCTGTTCGGCTTCTTCACCGCGACCTCGTCGAAGGAGGCCGAACTACGCGAGCGCCTCGCCGCGACGCCGATCGATCCGGCGAACCCGCAGGCCTGGTACACCGTCGCCCGGGCACTGGAGCGCGAAGCGGCCACGACGCACGACCGGCGTCGCGCGCGCCGCCTGTTCGACCGGCTCCGGCGCAACGGCACCCACGCGTCGCCGACGCTGAGCGTGCTGAGGGCGCTCTCCCTGCCCGCGAGCGGGTTCGACCGCAACGATCCGCGCCTGCGTTACCTGCCGAAGATGATCACCGACTACTGGTGGCTCCAGGTCGAGCAGACCGGACCGGCCACCCCAGTGGAGATCGAGGAGCACCGGCGGTTCTTCGAGGCCGAACTCGCGATGACCGGCGACCTGCACCGCGCTGGCGTGCCGATCCTGGCCGGGACCGACTCGAACAACGCCTTCTGCTTCCCGGGTTTCTCCCTGCACGACGAGCTGGCACTGCTGGTGCGCGCGGGGTTGTCGCCGATGAGTGCGTTGCAGGCGGCGACCAGGGACGCCGCGCGATTCCTCGGCCGCGACCGCACCGAGGGCACGGTCGAGCCGGGCAAGGTGGCCGACCTGGTGGTGCTCGACGAGGACCCGCTCGCCGACATCACCAACACCCGCCGCATCCACGCCGTGGTGCATCGCGGCCGCTACCTCGGACCCGGCGAGCGCACGCGCATGCTGGCGGACATCGAGAAGGCCGCCGCCGAGCAGCAGTTCCCGGAACCGCCCGTGTCGGGCTGCGGCTGCGGCGGCGGCCTGGTCTCAAGCGCGTCCGGCGGCGTCGCCAAGCCCGCAGGTGCGTAA
- a CDS encoding IS982 family transposase, producing MTTDLNTLLTALYVRIDDHLASRRRLGRPPRLTDAELVTLAVGQALLGFTSEARWLRFVPARMPGAFPFLPGQPGYNRRLRAALPLIKQVMRWLAADTDLWTDTTWIVDSTPVECGRSRPTAKRSDLAGWAKYGFCRSHSRWFWGLRLHLVCTPAGLPVTWALADPKIDERQVLMALCDHEPHLLGERPGLLIIADKGYVSRELDRFLHERGIRLIRPSYRNRTPHPGEPLLKSIRQLIESVNDTLKGQLNLEQHGGRTIEGVGVRIAQRLLALTAAIWHNRATGQPVTRSLTAYDH from the coding sequence GTGACGACAGACCTGAACACCCTTCTGACCGCACTCTACGTCAGGATCGACGACCACCTCGCGAGCAGGCGCCGCCTGGGCAGACCGCCCAGGCTGACCGACGCCGAGCTGGTCACCCTCGCGGTGGGCCAGGCATTGCTCGGGTTCACCTCCGAAGCCCGCTGGCTGCGGTTCGTACCCGCCCGTATGCCCGGCGCCTTTCCGTTCCTGCCTGGACAGCCCGGCTACAACCGCCGCCTGCGTGCCGCGTTGCCACTGATCAAGCAGGTGATGCGCTGGCTGGCGGCGGACACCGACCTGTGGACCGACACGACCTGGATCGTCGACTCCACCCCGGTGGAGTGCGGCCGCTCCCGGCCAACGGCCAAGCGTTCGGACCTGGCGGGCTGGGCGAAATACGGCTTCTGCCGTTCGCACTCCCGCTGGTTCTGGGGCCTGCGCCTGCACCTGGTCTGCACCCCGGCCGGGCTTCCGGTCACCTGGGCACTGGCCGATCCGAAGATCGACGAGCGGCAGGTGCTCATGGCCCTGTGCGACCATGAACCCCACCTACTCGGCGAACGTCCCGGCCTGCTGATCATCGCCGATAAGGGCTACGTCTCCCGTGAGCTGGACCGGTTCCTGCACGAGCGTGGGATCCGGCTGATCCGCCCGTCCTACCGCAACCGCACACCACATCCCGGCGAACCGCTGCTCAAGTCCATCCGCCAGCTCATCGAGTCGGTCAACGACACACTCAAAGGTCAACTAAACCTCGAACAACACGGTGGGCGCACCATCGAGGGCGTCGGCGTCCGCATCGCCCAACGACTACTCGCGCTGACCGCCGCCATCTGGCACAACCGCGCCACCGGCCAACCCGTCACCCGATCCCTTACCGCCTACGACCACTGA
- a CDS encoding SDR family oxidoreductase, giving the protein MTPIVVTGGTGSLGRRVVRTLLGAGREVVVLSRRTRPVAGGSRFVPVDLRTGAGLDAALAGVGTVVHCATTLTGGDEQSAAKLFAAAKRAGVAHLVYISIVGIDRIPLPYYKTKLAVERQLEASGLGYTTMRATQFHELIQFIFATLGRSPIVPVPSIRFQPVDTRDVADRLAELALGEPAGRVPDFGGPEIRDAKSLARAYFAATGRRRLLVPLRVPGRIMAGYRSGHNLVGDRFDGTITFEQFLAERATRRPSRFTDAGDSGG; this is encoded by the coding sequence ATGACTCCGATCGTGGTGACCGGTGGCACCGGTTCGCTGGGCAGGCGAGTGGTCCGGACCCTGCTCGGCGCCGGGCGCGAGGTGGTGGTGCTGAGCAGGCGGACGCGGCCGGTGGCCGGCGGTAGCCGGTTCGTGCCGGTGGACCTGCGCACCGGCGCCGGGCTCGACGCGGCGCTGGCCGGCGTGGGCACCGTGGTGCACTGCGCCACCACGCTGACCGGCGGCGACGAGCAGTCCGCCGCGAAGCTGTTCGCCGCGGCGAAGCGGGCCGGGGTGGCGCACCTGGTGTACATCTCCATCGTCGGCATCGACCGCATCCCGTTGCCGTACTACAAGACCAAGCTCGCCGTGGAGCGGCAGCTGGAGGCGTCCGGCCTCGGGTACACCACGATGCGCGCGACGCAGTTCCACGAACTCATCCAGTTCATCTTCGCGACGCTGGGGCGGTCACCGATCGTGCCGGTGCCGTCGATCCGGTTCCAGCCGGTCGACACGCGGGACGTGGCCGACCGGCTGGCCGAGCTCGCGCTCGGTGAGCCGGCCGGGCGCGTCCCGGATTTCGGCGGCCCGGAGATCCGGGACGCCAAGAGCCTCGCACGTGCCTACTTCGCCGCCACCGGACGGCGGCGGTTGCTCGTGCCGCTCCGCGTGCCCGGCCGGATCATGGCCGGGTACCGGAGCGGGCACAACCTGGTCGGCGACCGGTTCGACGGGACGATCACCTTCGAGCAGTTCCTCGCCGAGCGCGCCACCCGGCGGCCCAGCCGGTTCACCGACGCCGGTGACAGCGGCGGCTGA
- a CDS encoding neutral zinc metallopeptidase — translation MNIEPTSAWPPPASPPPSNSPVRVLGVLVLVVAVVAAVALPGLGVVSFGETVVTGQARPAGSGVHSQREPGQPGPVFATAENPLLAEGVELPQTNCQLPSLRRSEEQLQAYYEAAMRCLDAAWKPTLESVGEPFSTPVLQIKDETESSCGGLPPKEEATAFYCPADKAIHMPRKRLLETVGTVQAAHLAVLAHEYGHHVQSLSGIMEAAFEEMSAHGEDSPGELQVTRRMELQANCFAGLFLASTSGRGSVSKALAQQGVKEFENSIGSDSHGTVPNQVKWAKAGFQKATSACNTFTAADGEVR, via the coding sequence ATGAACATCGAGCCGACGTCCGCCTGGCCGCCACCCGCGTCGCCGCCGCCCTCGAACTCACCCGTCCGGGTGCTGGGCGTCCTGGTGCTGGTGGTGGCGGTCGTTGCCGCCGTCGCGCTGCCGGGGCTCGGCGTGGTCAGCTTCGGTGAGACGGTGGTCACCGGGCAGGCCAGGCCGGCCGGGTCGGGGGTCCACTCGCAGCGTGAGCCGGGCCAGCCGGGGCCGGTGTTCGCCACCGCGGAGAACCCGCTGCTCGCCGAGGGCGTCGAACTGCCGCAGACGAACTGCCAGCTGCCCTCGCTGCGCCGGTCGGAGGAGCAGCTCCAGGCCTACTACGAGGCGGCCATGCGCTGCCTCGACGCGGCGTGGAAGCCGACCCTGGAGAGCGTCGGCGAGCCGTTCTCCACGCCCGTGCTGCAGATCAAGGACGAGACCGAGAGCTCGTGCGGTGGCCTGCCGCCCAAGGAGGAGGCCACCGCCTTCTACTGCCCGGCCGACAAGGCCATCCACATGCCGCGCAAGCGCTTGCTGGAGACCGTGGGCACGGTGCAGGCGGCGCACCTGGCGGTGCTCGCGCACGAGTACGGCCACCACGTGCAGTCGCTCAGCGGCATCATGGAGGCCGCCTTCGAGGAGATGTCGGCGCACGGCGAGGACAGCCCCGGAGAACTGCAGGTCACGCGCCGGATGGAGCTGCAGGCGAACTGCTTCGCCGGGCTCTTCCTGGCCAGCACCAGCGGCCGCGGCTCGGTCAGCAAGGCGCTCGCGCAGCAGGGGGTCAAGGAGTTCGAGAACTCGATTGGCAGCGACAGCCACGGCACCGTGCCCAACCAGGTCAAATGGGCCAAAGCCGGGTTCCAGAAGGCGACCTCGGCGTGCAACACCTTCACCGCCGCCGACGGTGAGGTCCGCTAG
- a CDS encoding SWIM zinc finger family protein, which produces MTWWSRRFLETLDGLGLGGYRTSGQRSARAGYVLNLSVSTSLVTALVRDSGPDPHRARIAVKAFESADWARIEQELAAQAVFAAKLLAGEVPADLEGLFVKLGLSLFPRSLREMTMDCSCPGWEVPCRHLAAACVVLAESFDADPFTYLAWRGRTREQLLDRLRALRTHSADRDTGPATLADELDSFWGKRTEVAVSGGATTSVLDQLDPLPLESGGRSVTELLRPAYDTMTSRPRAEPGK; this is translated from the coding sequence ATGACCTGGTGGTCCCGGCGGTTCCTGGAGACGCTCGACGGGCTCGGCCTCGGCGGTTACCGCACCAGCGGGCAGCGGTCCGCGCGTGCCGGGTACGTGCTGAACCTGTCGGTGTCGACCAGCCTGGTGACCGCGCTGGTCCGCGACTCCGGGCCTGATCCGCACCGCGCGCGGATCGCGGTCAAGGCCTTTGAATCGGCGGACTGGGCGCGGATCGAGCAGGAACTCGCCGCGCAGGCGGTGTTCGCGGCGAAGCTGCTCGCCGGTGAGGTGCCCGCCGATCTCGAAGGCTTGTTCGTGAAGCTGGGGCTGAGCCTGTTCCCGCGGAGCTTGCGGGAGATGACGATGGACTGCTCCTGCCCCGGCTGGGAAGTGCCGTGCCGCCACCTGGCCGCGGCCTGCGTGGTGCTCGCGGAGTCGTTCGACGCCGATCCGTTCACCTATCTCGCCTGGCGCGGGCGCACGCGGGAGCAACTGCTGGACCGGCTGCGTGCGCTGCGCACCCACTCGGCCGACCGGGACACCGGGCCCGCCACCCTGGCCGACGAGCTGGATTCCTTCTGGGGCAAGCGAACCGAGGTGGCGGTTTCCGGTGGGGCGACCACCTCGGTGCTCGACCAGCTGGATCCGCTGCCGCTGGAATCCGGCGGCAGGTCGGTCACCGAACTGCTGCGCCCGGCTTACGACACGATGACCTCACGGCCACGGGCCGAGCCCGGGAAGTGA
- a CDS encoding prolyl oligopeptidase family serine peptidase has product MTEIDDDPYLWLEDVTGEQALDWVRARNAETVAELTGGERFGELRDRIREVLDADDRIPYPRRRGEFLYNFWRDGEHPRGLWRRTTLEQYRRSRPEWELLLDVDALAEAEGENWVWHGANVLRPDYRRCLVSLSRGGADATVVREFDLETREFVEGGFEVPEAKTRIGWIDHDRVYVGTDTGPGSLTTSGYPRVMREWRRGTPIEEAPVVYEGKPEDVAAFAYHDFTEGFERDFVGRSLDFYRSERYLRRADGTLTRIDVPDDAQPSVHREWLLVRTRSPWTVGGTEYPAGALLAADFDAYLAGSRELTALFLPDAHTSLEYYTWTRDHLLLGTLSDVKARLRVLTPGPDGWTDEPLPGAPEVGSADIVDTDPDHSNEYFLDISGYTQPSTLVRGVIGERAEPIRSAPSFFDSTGIEVAQYFATSDDGTAIPYFVVRPEGADAGPAMLYGYGGFEVSLTPSYSGATGRAWLSRGGTYVVANIRGGGEYGPGWHTQAVKAERHLVYEDFAAVAKDLVARGITTPDRLGIQGGSNGGLLMGVMLTRYPELFGAIVCQVPLLDMRRYHKLLAGASWMAEYGDPDDPEDWAFIGEYSPYHNVHSGRDYPPILFVTSTRDDRVHPAHARKMVARMRELGYPVRYHENIEGGHGAAADNEQLAFKTALTFEFLWQQLSRPR; this is encoded by the coding sequence ATGACCGAGATCGACGACGACCCGTACCTCTGGCTGGAGGACGTCACCGGCGAGCAGGCGCTCGACTGGGTGCGCGCCCGCAACGCCGAGACGGTGGCCGAGCTGACCGGCGGCGAGCGGTTCGGCGAGCTGCGCGACCGCATCCGCGAGGTGCTCGACGCCGACGACCGCATCCCGTACCCCCGGCGGCGCGGCGAGTTCCTCTACAACTTCTGGCGCGACGGCGAGCACCCCCGCGGGCTCTGGCGGCGCACCACGCTGGAGCAGTACCGCAGGTCGCGGCCCGAGTGGGAGCTGCTGCTCGACGTCGACGCGCTCGCCGAAGCCGAGGGCGAGAACTGGGTCTGGCACGGCGCGAACGTGCTGCGCCCCGACTACCGGCGCTGCCTGGTCTCGCTCTCACGCGGTGGCGCCGACGCGACCGTGGTCCGTGAGTTCGACCTCGAAACCCGCGAGTTCGTCGAGGGCGGCTTCGAGGTGCCCGAGGCGAAGACGCGGATCGGCTGGATCGACCACGACCGCGTGTACGTCGGCACCGACACCGGTCCCGGCTCGCTGACCACCTCCGGTTATCCCAGGGTGATGCGTGAATGGCGCCGGGGCACGCCGATCGAAGAGGCCCCCGTCGTCTACGAGGGCAAGCCCGAGGACGTGGCGGCGTTCGCCTACCACGACTTCACCGAGGGCTTCGAACGCGACTTCGTCGGCCGCAGCCTGGACTTCTACCGGTCGGAGCGCTACCTCCGCCGCGCCGACGGCACGCTCACCCGGATCGACGTGCCCGACGACGCCCAGCCGTCGGTCCACCGCGAATGGCTGCTCGTCCGGACCCGCTCGCCGTGGACGGTCGGCGGCACCGAGTACCCGGCGGGCGCGCTGCTCGCCGCCGACTTCGACGCCTACCTCGCCGGGTCGCGCGAGCTGACCGCGCTCTTCCTCCCCGACGCGCACACCTCGCTCGAGTACTACACCTGGACACGCGACCACCTGCTGCTCGGCACGCTCTCCGACGTGAAGGCCCGGCTCCGGGTGCTCACGCCGGGCCCGGACGGCTGGACCGACGAGCCGCTGCCGGGTGCGCCGGAGGTCGGCAGCGCGGACATCGTCGACACCGATCCCGACCACAGCAACGAGTACTTCCTCGACATCAGCGGCTACACGCAGCCGTCCACCCTGGTGCGCGGGGTGATCGGCGAGCGGGCCGAGCCGATCCGGTCCGCACCGTCCTTTTTCGACAGCACGGGAATCGAGGTGGCGCAGTACTTCGCTACTTCGGACGACGGCACCGCGATCCCGTACTTCGTGGTGCGCCCCGAAGGCGCGGACGCCGGGCCGGCCATGCTCTACGGCTACGGCGGTTTCGAGGTCTCGCTCACCCCTTCCTACAGCGGTGCGACCGGCCGCGCGTGGCTTTCGCGCGGCGGTACCTACGTGGTGGCCAACATCCGCGGTGGCGGTGAGTACGGTCCCGGCTGGCACACCCAGGCGGTGAAGGCGGAGCGGCACCTGGTGTACGAGGATTTCGCCGCCGTGGCGAAGGATCTGGTGGCCCGTGGCATCACCACCCCGGACCGGCTGGGCATCCAGGGCGGCAGCAACGGCGGCCTGCTGATGGGCGTGATGCTCACCCGCTACCCCGAGCTGTTCGGCGCGATCGTCTGCCAGGTGCCGCTGCTGGACATGCGGCGCTACCACAAGTTGCTGGCCGGGGCCTCCTGGATGGCCGAGTACGGTGATCCGGACGACCCGGAGGACTGGGCGTTCATCGGCGAGTACTCGCCGTACCACAATGTCCACAGTGGACGTGACTACCCGCCCATCCTGTTCGTCACCTCGACCAGGGACGACCGGGTGCACCCGGCGCACGCCCGGAAGATGGTGGCGCGGATGCGCGAGCTGGGTTATCCGGTGCGCTACCACGAGAACATCGAGGGCGGGCACGGTGCCGCGGCCGACAACGAGCAGCTGGCCTTCAAGACCGCGCTGACCTTCGAGTTCCTGTGGCAGCAGCTCAGCCGGCCTCGGTGA
- a CDS encoding DEAD/DEAH box helicase, which translates to MLVLHGLGTAAGEVALWAEDSALPATVSGPLPGAAVAHPFAVEDLSHLVPGGRAEVVPLLLPSTGDGPLASPELVRDPLAEPAPPTGVRLEPWLVPAVVLSPGAAAEVLAGLTEAQVRLGSSPHYLRQVTAFAADLADRGRVLPGLVTGVGGLRARWRPALSGVDSARFAKLAAAMPPICRAQPVRPEDTDGRPAAEVLRSLLNALTDHEVRDRLDGLQLATGSGAVESWLGALTGEPGFEADRHEARELRDRIDAWHASAAHDAAVRLGFRLLSPEQNEKEDWRLEFLLQAVEDPSVLIPASQVWRSGQHDVLSRWIHRPQELLLTELGRASRLFRRLDDALAEAHPAGLDLDAEGAYDFLTQAPALDEAGYGVLLPKEWRRPGDVALRLETRSKSATGVVTKDRPLDLKQLVDYRWELSVGGQRLSEAELASLAAAKVPLVRLRGQWTRIDQRGLAAGLAFLNTSRRGEMSVSQAIRHLGASPAPLPVAEVTGDGRFGELLEGKAGRFVERIDTPPGFHGTLRPYQLRGLAWLAFLDELGLGACLADDMGLGKTVQLLALEALCRKDGPRPPTLLVCPMTVVGNWQREAARFTPDLRVHVHHGIDRGPVRAAEADLVITTYALAARDAESLSEVDWDRVVLDEAQNVKNSASQQAKAVRGFTARHRVALTGTPVENRLAELWSIMDFLNPGFLDTANTFHARFSVPIERHGDHEAAARLRRATGPFVLRRLKTDPVVIDDLPERLEFKQLCTLTAEQVTLYRAVVDDMLDQIAQAEQIKRKGLVLATMSKLKQVCNHPAHFFGDGSELAGRSGKLARLEEVLEEVLAEGDKALCFTQFARFGAMLVPYLSERFDTEVLFLHGGTSQPERDRLVERFQSPGGPSLFLLSLKAGGTGLNLTAANHVVHIDRWWNPAVEDQATDRAFRIGQRRDVQVRKFACAGTLEEKIDRILTEKASLARLVVGAGEHWLTELSTESLRELLTLEAP; encoded by the coding sequence GTGTTGGTCCTGCACGGCCTGGGCACCGCGGCCGGTGAAGTCGCGTTGTGGGCCGAGGACTCGGCGCTGCCCGCGACGGTGAGCGGCCCGCTGCCCGGCGCCGCCGTCGCGCACCCGTTCGCCGTCGAGGACCTGTCCCACCTGGTGCCGGGCGGCCGGGCCGAGGTCGTGCCGCTGCTGCTGCCGTCGACCGGTGACGGGCCGCTCGCCTCCCCCGAACTGGTCCGCGACCCGCTGGCCGAGCCGGCGCCCCCGACCGGCGTCCGGCTGGAGCCGTGGCTCGTGCCCGCCGTGGTGCTGTCCCCCGGTGCCGCCGCCGAGGTGCTGGCCGGGCTCACCGAAGCCCAAGTCCGCCTCGGCAGCTCACCGCACTACCTGCGCCAGGTGACCGCCTTCGCCGCGGACCTGGCCGACCGCGGGCGCGTGCTGCCGGGCCTGGTCACCGGCGTCGGCGGGCTGCGCGCGCGGTGGCGGCCCGCACTGTCCGGAGTGGACTCGGCACGGTTCGCCAAGCTGGCCGCCGCGATGCCGCCGATCTGCCGCGCGCAGCCCGTGCGACCCGAAGACACCGACGGCCGTCCGGCTGCCGAGGTGCTCCGCTCGCTGCTCAACGCGCTGACCGACCACGAGGTCCGCGACCGGCTGGACGGGCTCCAGCTGGCCACCGGCTCCGGCGCGGTCGAGTCCTGGCTGGGCGCGCTCACCGGTGAACCCGGGTTCGAGGCCGACCGCCACGAAGCCCGCGAGCTGCGCGACCGGATCGACGCCTGGCACGCCAGCGCCGCGCACGACGCCGCAGTCCGGCTGGGCTTCCGGCTGCTGTCCCCGGAGCAGAACGAGAAGGAGGACTGGCGGCTGGAGTTCCTGCTCCAAGCCGTCGAGGACCCGTCCGTGCTGATCCCGGCGAGCCAGGTGTGGCGGTCCGGCCAGCACGACGTGCTCAGCCGGTGGATCCACCGCCCGCAGGAGCTGCTGCTGACCGAACTCGGCCGCGCCAGCCGCCTGTTCCGGCGGCTCGACGACGCGCTCGCCGAAGCGCACCCGGCCGGTCTCGATCTCGACGCCGAAGGCGCCTACGACTTCCTCACCCAGGCCCCGGCGCTGGACGAGGCAGGCTACGGCGTGCTGTTGCCGAAGGAGTGGCGGCGTCCCGGTGACGTCGCGCTCCGGCTCGAAACGCGGAGCAAGTCGGCCACCGGGGTGGTGACGAAGGACCGTCCGCTCGACCTCAAGCAGCTCGTCGACTACCGGTGGGAGCTGTCGGTGGGCGGGCAGAGGCTGTCCGAAGCCGAGCTGGCCTCGCTCGCCGCCGCGAAGGTGCCGCTGGTCCGCCTGCGTGGCCAGTGGACCCGCATCGACCAGCGCGGACTGGCCGCCGGGCTGGCCTTCCTGAACACCAGCCGCCGCGGGGAGATGTCGGTCAGCCAGGCGATCCGGCACCTCGGCGCGAGCCCGGCGCCGCTGCCGGTCGCGGAGGTCACCGGCGACGGGCGGTTCGGTGAGCTGCTCGAAGGCAAGGCGGGCCGGTTTGTCGAACGGATCGACACGCCGCCCGGATTCCACGGCACGCTCCGGCCGTACCAGCTCCGCGGGCTCGCGTGGCTGGCCTTCCTGGACGAACTGGGGCTGGGCGCCTGCCTCGCCGACGACATGGGCCTCGGCAAGACGGTGCAGCTGCTCGCGCTGGAAGCGTTGTGCCGCAAGGACGGCCCGCGACCACCCACACTGCTGGTCTGCCCGATGACGGTGGTCGGCAACTGGCAGCGTGAAGCCGCGCGGTTCACGCCGGACCTGCGCGTGCACGTCCACCACGGCATCGACCGCGGCCCGGTGCGCGCGGCCGAAGCCGATCTGGTGATCACCACCTACGCGCTCGCGGCCAGGGACGCCGAATCTCTGTCCGAAGTGGACTGGGACCGGGTGGTGCTCGACGAGGCGCAGAACGTCAAGAACAGCGCGTCACAACAGGCAAAAGCGGTGCGCGGGTTCACCGCCCGCCACCGCGTGGCGCTGACCGGCACCCCGGTGGAGAACCGGCTCGCCGAACTCTGGTCCATTATGGACTTCCTGAACCCCGGTTTCCTGGACACCGCCAACACCTTCCACGCGCGGTTCTCGGTGCCGATCGAACGCCACGGCGACCACGAAGCCGCCGCCCGGCTGCGCCGCGCCACCGGGCCGTTTGTGCTGCGGCGGCTGAAAACCGATCCCGTGGTGATCGACGACCTGCCGGAACGCCTGGAGTTCAAGCAGCTCTGCACGCTCACCGCCGAGCAGGTCACGCTCTACCGCGCGGTGGTCGACGACATGCTCGACCAGATCGCGCAGGCCGAGCAGATCAAGCGCAAGGGCCTGGTGCTGGCGACGATGTCCAAGCTGAAGCAGGTGTGCAACCACCCGGCGCACTTCTTCGGCGACGGCTCGGAACTCGCCGGGCGGTCCGGGAAGCTGGCGCGACTGGAGGAAGTGCTCGAAGAGGTGCTGGCCGAAGGCGACAAGGCGTTGTGCTTCACGCAGTTCGCGCGGTTCGGCGCGATGCTGGTGCCGTACCTGTCCGAACGCTTCGACACCGAGGTGCTGTTCCTGCACGGCGGCACCAGCCAGCCCGAGCGGGACAGGCTGGTCGAACGCTTCCAGTCACCCGGCGGGCCGTCGCTGTTCCTGCTCTCGCTCAAGGCGGGCGGCACCGGGCTGAACCTGACCGCGGCCAACCACGTGGTGCACATCGACCGCTGGTGGAACCCGGCGGTCGAGGACCAGGCCACCGACCGCGCGTTCCGCATCGGGCAGCGGCGTGACGTGCAGGTCCGCAAGTTCGCCTGCGCGGGCACGCTGGAGGAGAAGATCGACCGGATCCTGACCGAGAAGGCGTCGCTGGCGCGGCTGGTGGTTGGTGCCGGGGAGCACTGGCTCACCGAGCTGTCCACCGAGAGCCTGCGCGAACTGCTCACCCTGGAGGCGCCATGA
- a CDS encoding FMN-dependent NADH-azoreductase, producing the protein MAQLLHLDSSARRDSFSRQLGARFAEAWRAAHPGAGYTYRDLAADPVPLIGEAWTEICDYLLAHGITEPARYPEAVRTDAQREAWAVVAPLLDELLAADVVLIGAPMYNFSVPAALKTWIDQVTFPRMSLSGKAFVVVGARGGAYGAGTPREPFDYQERYLRDFFAGHYDVTDVRFVHAELTNAVVDPSLSDLDGKRRESHAAALAAVDRLAS; encoded by the coding sequence ATGGCGCAGTTGCTCCACCTCGATTCCAGTGCCCGCCGCGACTCCTTCTCGCGACAGCTGGGTGCCCGGTTCGCCGAAGCCTGGCGTGCGGCGCACCCCGGCGCCGGGTACACCTACCGCGACCTCGCCGCCGACCCGGTGCCGCTGATCGGCGAGGCGTGGACCGAGATCTGCGACTACCTGCTGGCCCACGGCATCACCGAGCCCGCGCGGTACCCCGAGGCCGTGCGCACCGACGCGCAGCGCGAGGCGTGGGCGGTCGTCGCGCCACTGCTGGACGAACTGCTCGCCGCGGACGTCGTGCTGATCGGGGCGCCGATGTACAACTTCTCCGTCCCGGCCGCGTTGAAGACCTGGATCGACCAGGTCACCTTCCCGCGGATGTCGTTGTCGGGGAAGGCTTTTGTAGTGGTCGGCGCGCGTGGCGGCGCGTATGGGGCGGGCACCCCGCGTGAGCCCTTCGACTACCAGGAGCGGTACCTGCGTGACTTCTTCGCCGGGCACTACGACGTCACCGACGTGCGGTTCGTGCACGCTGAGCTGACCAACGCGGTGGTCGATCCGTCACTGTCCGATTTGGACGGCAAGCGGCGGGAGTCGCACGCCGCCGCGCTGGCCGCGGTCGATCGGCTGGCGTCGTGA